A DNA window from Candidatus Melainabacteria bacterium contains the following coding sequences:
- a CDS encoding PLP-dependent aminotransferase family protein → MPPATLPFPILLNPDLKDPLYKQLSDQIRSGILNGQLKPGDFLPATRNLADELGVSRFTVVESYRTLTSQGYLEAGRGAGSRVSRELPDVTGAAPAKSQPVKRSQTTQSPPKLSQYGERIVSIATVGEQNPYFTTALNYGGLPLDLLPLSQWRRKVAHYTKSTDSDAFQYWSDPQGYPQLREAIAAYISRARAVKTCADQVAVFSGYQQALECIARVLLNPGDLAVVENPGYVGAGRIFAYQGANIFPVSVDEQGLQVSKLHEMAETPKIILTTPSLQEPTGVALSLPRRLELLEYARTRNIYIIEDDYDSEYRYGSRPIPALQSLDENDRVIYLTTFRKMLFPLVRLAFVVLPPELVPVVKLAKASGEKDLPMLEQCVLTDLINEGELERHIQKTRTVFNKSRQTLVQAIAHHFGRKATISRENSGTHLVVRFHLLASDEEIIEAAREYELDLVSTRYSYIDGHVTAGEFLWSFINIPDQGIGRRVQQFARAIKPAIIG, encoded by the coding sequence ATGCCACCCGCGACACTACCGTTCCCGATTCTGTTGAACCCCGACTTAAAAGATCCGCTCTACAAACAACTGTCGGATCAAATTCGCAGTGGAATCCTGAACGGCCAATTAAAGCCGGGTGACTTTCTTCCTGCCACGAGAAATCTTGCCGATGAATTAGGAGTCTCTCGCTTTACGGTAGTGGAAAGTTATCGCACACTCACCTCACAAGGCTATCTGGAAGCCGGTCGAGGAGCCGGGTCACGCGTCAGCCGAGAACTGCCGGATGTAACTGGTGCAGCGCCTGCAAAATCACAACCGGTAAAAAGATCGCAAACAACTCAGTCACCACCGAAACTGTCTCAATATGGCGAACGCATAGTTTCTATTGCCACAGTTGGCGAACAGAACCCGTATTTCACCACCGCTCTAAATTATGGAGGTCTGCCTCTAGACTTGCTTCCACTCTCTCAATGGCGGAGAAAAGTAGCACACTATACGAAATCAACGGACAGCGATGCATTTCAATATTGGAGCGACCCGCAAGGCTACCCACAACTTCGCGAGGCAATCGCCGCTTACATATCGCGGGCCAGAGCAGTAAAAACCTGTGCCGACCAGGTTGCCGTCTTTTCTGGTTATCAGCAGGCTCTGGAGTGTATTGCTCGAGTGCTTCTCAACCCGGGTGATCTGGCAGTCGTCGAGAATCCGGGCTATGTAGGTGCCGGAAGAATTTTTGCTTACCAGGGCGCCAATATTTTTCCTGTCTCTGTCGACGAACAAGGACTGCAGGTTAGTAAGTTGCATGAGATGGCGGAGACGCCCAAAATAATTTTGACCACACCCTCTCTGCAAGAGCCGACTGGTGTGGCCCTGTCGCTGCCAAGACGATTGGAATTGCTCGAATATGCCAGAACCCGCAATATCTACATCATCGAAGATGACTATGACAGCGAGTATCGGTACGGCAGCAGGCCGATTCCGGCCTTGCAATCGCTGGATGAGAATGACAGGGTAATTTATCTGACGACCTTTCGCAAAATGCTATTTCCACTGGTTCGTCTGGCATTCGTTGTTTTGCCACCAGAGCTAGTGCCTGTAGTAAAACTGGCCAAAGCTAGCGGCGAAAAAGATTTGCCTATGCTCGAACAATGCGTCTTGACCGACCTGATCAACGAAGGCGAACTGGAGCGACACATCCAGAAAACCAGAACGGTCTTCAACAAAAGTCGTCAGACTCTAGTGCAAGCAATTGCCCACCATTTCGGGCGAAAGGCGACTATCTCGCGAGAGAATTCGGGCACCCACCTTGTAGTCCGGTTTCACTTGCTGGCGTCAGATGAAGAGATTATCGAAGCCGCTCGAGAATACGAACTCGATCTGGTTAGCACTCGCTATTCCTACATCGACGGGCATGTGACAGCAGGCGAATTCTTATGGTCGTTCATAAACATTCCTGACCAGGGCATCGGACGGCGAGTGCAACAGTTCGCCAGAGCAATCAAGCCGGCCATAATCGGTTAG
- a CDS encoding thiolase family protein gives MNDRKRVWLVSGSRTPIGSFGKSLRGLTVDKLGAHSMKHALRRAGITGNAIDDVIFGHGYQTSYTLNTARVAAMEAGIPDSVPALTVQRQCGSGMESTNLGMDKIQLGRAGIVLVGGAESMSTVPYLIDGSNRWKGFMAKRFPKIVRLGPFPALFKMADNGLAPTRLVWDMKSVYMAGTAQRVADTYGITREAADEYSLRSQELANKAVKSGRFDLEIDPIEIPGRGFFARDEHPRSTSLEKLSALPTVLKTRSITAGNSSGINDGACALVLASDEKVQEHGLTPLAELVDYAVAGIDHEQMGLGPVVAINKLLARNNMTLADIDLIEINEAFAAQYLGCEKLLGLDRSKVNVNGGAIAMGHPIGMSGARVILTLAHELKLRGLKRGIAALCIGGGMGIATLIELP, from the coding sequence ATGAACGACAGGAAAAGAGTCTGGCTCGTCAGTGGCAGCCGGACCCCGATCGGTTCTTTCGGCAAGTCGCTTCGCGGTCTCACCGTCGACAAACTTGGTGCTCATTCGATGAAGCATGCGCTTCGTCGCGCCGGCATCACAGGCAATGCGATCGACGATGTCATCTTCGGGCACGGTTATCAGACCTCCTACACGCTCAACACGGCGCGTGTGGCGGCCATGGAAGCCGGCATTCCCGACTCGGTGCCTGCACTGACCGTGCAGCGCCAGTGCGGCTCCGGTATGGAGTCGACCAACCTCGGCATGGACAAGATTCAGCTCGGACGCGCGGGCATCGTGCTCGTCGGCGGCGCCGAGTCGATGTCGACCGTGCCCTACCTGATCGACGGCAGCAACCGCTGGAAGGGCTTCATGGCCAAGCGCTTCCCCAAGATCGTGCGCCTCGGTCCCTTCCCGGCTCTGTTCAAGATGGCTGACAACGGGCTTGCCCCGACGCGTCTGGTCTGGGACATGAAGTCGGTCTACATGGCAGGCACCGCTCAGCGCGTTGCCGACACCTACGGCATCACGCGCGAGGCGGCTGACGAGTACTCCCTGCGCTCGCAGGAGCTGGCCAACAAGGCCGTTAAGTCTGGCCGTTTCGACCTCGAGATCGACCCGATCGAGATTCCCGGTCGCGGCTTCTTCGCTCGTGACGAGCACCCGCGTTCGACGAGCCTGGAGAAGCTCTCGGCCCTGCCGACGGTGCTCAAGACTCGTTCGATCACGGCCGGCAACAGCTCTGGTATCAATGACGGTGCCTGCGCGCTCGTGTTGGCATCTGACGAGAAGGTGCAGGAGCATGGTCTCACTCCGCTCGCCGAGCTGGTCGACTACGCAGTCGCCGGCATCGACCACGAGCAGATGGGGCTGGGTCCTGTGGTGGCCATCAACAAGCTTCTGGCGCGGAACAATATGACGCTGGCCGACATCGACCTGATCGAGATCAATGAGGCTTTTGCCGCTCAGTACCTGGGCTGCGAGAAGCTTCTCGGTCTCGACCGCTCGAAGGTCAACGTCAACGGCGGCGCCATCGCCATGGGTCACCCGATCGGCATGTCGGGCGCCCGGGTTATCCTCACTCTCGCCCATGAGCTCAAGCTCAGGGGCCTCAAGCGCGGCATCGCTGCGCTGTGCATCGGCGGCGGCATGGGCATCGCAACCCTGATCGAGCTTCCGTAA
- a CDS encoding long-chain fatty acid--CoA ligase, with translation MAQHLNESLVRRFWTHVFEKPEKPAVFVKNQAPSETRIVGGAHALIPPVIVRVKPKAYRTLTWKESGHIVAELMAYLTAHGFQKGDRVAILAWNSPEWVWTDLAVQSLGGVTVPIYPNTSAEGACEILLDAQAKFLLSDDLGQLYKAAAVEHQIVGFHAALFSQALSNAPDYAGRNASPDTPFGSHPKLKFGEAATRVFHTVQYEHICYDRFATIDPNQTATIIYSSGSTGKPKGVPLCHGNIAAACQALVRHGFNFSETDVYLSYLPLAHVYERVNGMGMCLWNAVPTAFCRTDELADTLPVVRPTILIGVPAVWRKIKDKISHELSTASGIKAKMIAWAFDDSATFNPLTATRRRLAQMVVYKTIRGKLGGRLRLLMSGGAAINPEVIAFFNRLGLNLRQGYGMTETTGGIAAETNESNRKGSVGRMIDCVEVKFVVNEDNPDPTKQIIYLRGDAIIKNYHNLPDVDAKSFDNDGWFNTGDLGWMDEDGFLYITGRKKREGKTQQGKYYSPENIENAFDGSAIVQYVVPIGDDRPFIGALIFVNQIAAAALLAKSNSTATVHADSMFAFSRNTIVQEAVAEAVAKANATLEHWEQIGQYEIVPVEATVANGLLTPTLKIRSEKAMEKFKDLIDLIFSRKR, from the coding sequence ATGGCACAGCATCTAAACGAATCGCTCGTGCGCCGTTTCTGGACGCACGTGTTTGAAAAGCCTGAAAAGCCCGCAGTTTTTGTGAAGAATCAGGCACCATCCGAGACCCGCATCGTCGGTGGTGCTCATGCCCTCATTCCTCCTGTGATCGTGCGCGTCAAGCCCAAGGCTTACCGCACTCTCACGTGGAAGGAGAGCGGGCACATCGTCGCAGAATTGATGGCTTACTTGACCGCGCACGGTTTCCAGAAAGGTGACCGCGTCGCGATTCTCGCCTGGAACTCACCTGAGTGGGTCTGGACCGACCTCGCCGTGCAGAGCCTCGGCGGTGTAACAGTTCCCATCTACCCCAACACATCCGCGGAGGGAGCCTGTGAGATCCTCCTGGATGCGCAAGCAAAGTTTCTTCTCTCCGATGACCTGGGACAGCTCTACAAGGCAGCTGCCGTCGAGCACCAGATCGTAGGCTTCCATGCAGCCCTGTTCTCACAAGCGCTGAGCAACGCCCCTGACTATGCGGGTCGCAATGCATCTCCCGACACACCCTTCGGGTCTCACCCGAAGCTGAAGTTCGGAGAGGCCGCAACCCGAGTTTTCCACACTGTGCAATACGAGCACATCTGCTACGACCGCTTCGCCACCATCGACCCCAACCAGACGGCAACAATCATCTACTCGTCTGGGTCGACCGGCAAGCCCAAAGGTGTGCCCCTATGTCACGGGAATATAGCCGCAGCTTGCCAGGCTCTGGTACGCCACGGCTTCAACTTCAGTGAGACTGACGTCTACCTGAGCTACTTGCCGCTCGCTCACGTTTATGAGCGCGTCAACGGCATGGGCATGTGTCTCTGGAATGCTGTTCCGACTGCCTTCTGTCGCACCGACGAACTGGCCGACACACTTCCTGTTGTGCGTCCGACCATTCTCATTGGCGTACCAGCAGTCTGGCGCAAGATCAAGGACAAGATCAGCCATGAGCTGAGCACCGCCTCCGGTATCAAGGCGAAGATGATTGCCTGGGCCTTCGATGACTCGGCAACCTTCAACCCCCTCACCGCGACGCGCCGTCGTCTCGCTCAAATGGTCGTCTATAAGACGATCCGCGGCAAGCTCGGTGGTCGCCTGCGCCTGCTCATGTCGGGCGGTGCGGCAATCAACCCCGAGGTGATCGCGTTCTTCAACAGGCTGGGTCTCAATCTTCGCCAGGGTTACGGCATGACTGAGACCACAGGCGGCATCGCCGCCGAGACCAACGAAAGCAATCGTAAGGGCTCGGTTGGAAGGATGATCGATTGCGTTGAGGTCAAGTTCGTTGTCAACGAAGACAACCCCGACCCGACGAAACAGATTATCTACCTGCGTGGTGACGCCATCATCAAGAACTATCACAACCTGCCCGACGTCGACGCGAAATCGTTCGACAACGACGGCTGGTTCAACACAGGCGACCTGGGCTGGATGGATGAGGACGGTTTCCTCTACATCACCGGTCGCAAGAAGCGTGAAGGCAAAACGCAACAGGGCAAGTACTATTCGCCCGAGAACATCGAGAACGCCTTCGACGGCAGCGCCATCGTTCAATACGTGGTGCCCATCGGAGACGACCGCCCCTTCATCGGAGCGCTCATTTTCGTCAATCAGATCGCAGCCGCAGCACTTCTGGCTAAGTCCAATTCGACCGCGACCGTACACGCCGATTCAATGTTCGCCTTCTCCAGGAACACGATTGTTCAAGAAGCGGTCGCCGAGGCAGTCGCCAAGGCCAACGCCACCCTGGAGCACTGGGAGCAAATCGGGCAGTACGAGATCGTTCCCGTTGAAGCAACCGTCGCAAATGGTCTGCTCACGCCAACTCTCAAGATTCGCTCTGAGAAGGCAATGGAGAAGTTCAAGGATCTCATCGATCTGATCTTCTCACGGAAGCGCTAA
- a CDS encoding ABC transporter ATP-binding protein/permease, giving the protein MFNRISSLTKPVVWLSWQLIAFAASVLSFGYVDLYKKRDTHGSAGRIWGFFYPFLLSTDKWVVTIPKGIPVPWAHRFKNALTPKTVAMPFAWLAGGAALYFFLTSPVSDGMHAALGQWFIAAEIVAGLAVFRKFWQSLPKPEWQESLLPLPRFIAGRQLFSVPEFVKAWLLIALSGLGIYLVNMLAVQMNSLNGAFMNSITEKNAAAFTQILWSFATVLGIYTILGPVYSYVKNLLTLEWTMFTTRFMMRLYMTKARHYYPISLSRNPDNPNERIQQDVPAMCSAAMSFMFSIVDSVVTFCLFGHVLWKAEEGLTYNIPLFGQVYQIQHLLLWILIGYALMGSNGVVRVGARLIGLQAKQKQLGADYRVGMVMFEKYAEPIAAYRGEQREYDRLWWRFMLSLKNNYAIVRWQRNLGFFTSGYNQVASLLPYGALAPFYFAGQVAFGTISQAVGAFGEILSSASIFVSQFSALTGLMASVNRVGELRDELERLDNVEKDGSTRINIQEDSRQLLDIDNLTLFTPDREKIIIKDFSLHMVPGRNVAIVGESGSGKTSLLRSIVGLPLWNRGEGNIRVPGIGERLMLTQLAYLPMDATLRDQIQYPSAQNVSDEKLIAVLKQVNLPEDFVERVGGLDSLYNWDKLSGGERQRLVVARALINKVRLVIADEATSGLDAKNEENLYQQMIAHGMTLLSVTHKPGLMKFHHDVVQLLGDGKGGWRMRAVEAPGQ; this is encoded by the coding sequence ATGTTCAATCGTATCTCTAGTCTGACTAAGCCAGTCGTCTGGCTCTCCTGGCAGTTGATTGCTTTTGCGGCATCAGTGCTTTCGTTCGGCTATGTCGACCTCTACAAGAAGCGTGACACGCACGGTTCTGCCGGTCGAATCTGGGGCTTCTTCTACCCCTTCCTGCTCTCCACCGACAAGTGGGTGGTCACCATCCCCAAGGGAATTCCGGTTCCCTGGGCGCATCGCTTCAAGAACGCGCTGACACCGAAGACGGTGGCAATGCCGTTCGCCTGGCTGGCCGGCGGCGCAGCGCTGTATTTCTTCCTCACCTCTCCGGTGAGCGATGGCATGCACGCCGCCCTCGGGCAGTGGTTCATCGCCGCCGAAATCGTCGCCGGGCTTGCCGTCTTCCGCAAGTTCTGGCAGAGCCTGCCCAAGCCGGAATGGCAAGAATCATTGCTGCCGCTGCCGCGCTTCATCGCCGGTCGCCAGCTGTTCAGCGTTCCGGAATTCGTCAAGGCGTGGCTGCTGATCGCTCTTTCGGGTCTCGGCATCTACCTGGTCAACATGCTGGCCGTGCAGATGAACAGCCTGAACGGCGCGTTCATGAACTCGATCACCGAGAAGAACGCCGCCGCGTTCACGCAAATTCTCTGGTCGTTCGCCACCGTGCTGGGCATCTACACGATTCTCGGACCGGTCTATTCCTACGTCAAGAACCTGCTCACTCTCGAGTGGACGATGTTCACGACGCGTTTCATGATGCGTCTGTACATGACCAAGGCCCGGCATTACTACCCGATCAGCCTGTCGCGCAACCCGGACAACCCGAACGAACGCATCCAGCAGGACGTGCCTGCCATGTGCTCGGCGGCGATGTCCTTCATGTTCTCCATCGTCGACTCGGTGGTGACGTTCTGCCTCTTCGGCCACGTTCTCTGGAAGGCTGAAGAAGGTCTCACCTACAACATTCCGCTCTTCGGTCAGGTCTACCAGATTCAACACCTGCTGCTCTGGATCCTGATCGGCTACGCACTCATGGGCTCCAACGGAGTCGTGCGTGTCGGCGCCCGTCTGATCGGACTGCAGGCGAAGCAGAAGCAACTCGGTGCCGACTATCGTGTTGGCATGGTGATGTTCGAGAAGTACGCCGAGCCGATCGCCGCCTACCGTGGCGAACAGCGCGAGTATGACCGCCTGTGGTGGCGTTTCATGCTGTCGCTGAAGAACAACTACGCCATCGTGCGCTGGCAGCGGAACCTCGGCTTCTTCACCTCGGGCTACAACCAGGTGGCGTCGCTGCTGCCTTACGGTGCTCTGGCACCGTTCTACTTCGCCGGCCAGGTCGCCTTCGGCACGATCTCGCAAGCGGTCGGTGCCTTCGGTGAAATTCTCTCTTCTGCGTCGATCTTCGTGTCGCAGTTCAGTGCACTGACCGGCCTGATGGCGAGCGTCAACCGTGTGGGCGAGCTGCGTGACGAACTGGAACGCCTCGACAACGTCGAGAAGGACGGCTCCACGCGCATCAACATCCAGGAAGACTCGCGTCAGTTGCTCGACATCGACAACCTGACGCTCTTCACGCCCGATCGCGAGAAGATCATCATCAAGGACTTCAGCCTGCACATGGTGCCTGGTCGCAATGTCGCCATCGTCGGCGAAAGCGGCTCGGGCAAGACCTCGCTCTTGCGCTCGATCGTCGGTCTGCCCCTGTGGAACCGCGGTGAAGGCAACATTCGCGTGCCCGGCATCGGCGAACGCCTGATGCTGACACAGCTGGCTTACCTGCCGATGGATGCGACTCTGAGAGATCAGATCCAGTATCCGTCTGCGCAGAACGTCAGCGACGAAAAGCTCATCGCCGTGCTCAAGCAGGTCAACCTGCCGGAAGACTTCGTCGAACGCGTCGGCGGGCTGGACTCGCTCTACAACTGGGACAAGCTCTCGGGTGGTGAGCGTCAGCGTCTGGTGGTGGCACGTGCCCTGATCAACAAGGTGCGTCTGGTCATCGCCGACGAAGCGACTTCGGGTCTCGACGCGAAGAACGAAGAGAACCTGTACCAGCAGATGATTGCCCACGGCATGACCCTGCTGAGCGTCACGCACAAGCCTGGTCTGATGAAGTTCCACCACGATGTGGTGCAGCTTCTGGGCGACGGCAAGGGCGGCTGGCGCATGCGTGCAGTCGAAGCACCTGGTCAGTAA
- a CDS encoding amylo-alpha-1,6-glucosidase, translating into MKRLMGVVLAASLLFSQQAVVLAEQQKPAENLLPAPQETPTQRPSEIKAAIPNHPRQVLKHQGHFLVMDETGLMPGDSNLGCGLYRDDTRYLSEWDLSLNGETLTLLSANTEEGFAGRFVYGNKGPRQKPLDKLLPEQSIGVERNVVISNAMRERLVLTNYGVETQNLQFDIKYDSDFADMFEVRGQKRTSRGEYAEPLIDSDRNLVVLKYVGLDQVPMKTLISFSGAKPSSLTPHGAQFKLTMAPRSTVEIEAVVATKIGNEPDVPLWDAKEWSFAAQKSTVEAQYKQWRNAGASIETDNLDFNRLCERNFKDLFILRQPTPHGECLSAGIPWFTVAFGRDQAIAAHETLPLLPDMTREILSVLASYQGTRSDDVTEERPGRILHELRLGEMARCKEIPFRPYYGTVDATPLWLSMLGQYVQWSGDYEFARKLWPNVERALAYLDSETADYPYLVYGKKKGALSNQGWKDSVDSVLYSNGELARPPIALSEVQGYLYEAWHRTADLAKHLGYAQVSDRLNAKAEALQKRFQKDFWMPEAHFMAEALDGNGKQCDVVSSNPGHTMSSGINTEAQNLQLSDKIFHADMNSGWGVRTLSSAERAYNPLSYHDGSIWPHDNAIIIEGLCKVGRKREAGIISGGIFKAALSQPDYRLPELFCGFSRQYSDKPIWYPVSCSPQAWAAGSMFLMLESLLGLRADAPNNTLYVSNPTLPDYLNMVTIRHLRVGTDSVDLKFYRQGDATRCDVLGKAGKLQVVFK; encoded by the coding sequence ATGAAAAGACTGATGGGAGTTGTCCTGGCTGCAAGTCTATTGTTCAGCCAGCAAGCGGTTGTCCTGGCTGAACAGCAGAAGCCTGCAGAGAATCTTCTACCGGCGCCGCAAGAAACTCCGACACAACGTCCGTCCGAAATTAAGGCGGCTATTCCAAATCATCCGCGTCAGGTTTTGAAACACCAGGGACATTTTTTGGTCATGGATGAGACTGGCTTGATGCCCGGTGATTCGAATCTTGGTTGTGGGCTTTATCGCGACGATACGCGATATTTGAGCGAGTGGGATTTAAGTCTGAATGGAGAAACGCTGACTTTACTCAGCGCTAATACTGAAGAAGGATTTGCCGGTCGCTTTGTTTACGGAAACAAAGGGCCTCGTCAAAAGCCGCTCGATAAGCTGCTTCCGGAGCAATCGATTGGGGTGGAGCGGAACGTTGTCATCTCCAATGCTATGCGAGAGCGTCTGGTGTTGACGAACTACGGGGTTGAAACTCAAAATCTACAATTCGATATCAAATATGATTCCGACTTTGCCGACATGTTTGAAGTGCGCGGGCAGAAGCGCACCAGCAGAGGAGAGTATGCCGAGCCGCTCATAGACAGCGATCGTAATCTCGTTGTTCTCAAATACGTTGGACTCGATCAAGTACCGATGAAAACGCTGATCAGTTTTTCAGGAGCGAAACCCAGTTCGCTGACGCCGCACGGGGCACAGTTCAAGCTGACGATGGCACCCAGGTCGACGGTCGAAATTGAAGCTGTTGTCGCTACTAAAATCGGTAATGAGCCTGATGTGCCGCTTTGGGATGCTAAAGAGTGGAGCTTTGCCGCGCAAAAGTCCACAGTTGAAGCTCAATACAAACAATGGCGCAATGCCGGGGCATCGATCGAAACCGACAATCTTGATTTTAATCGTCTCTGCGAGCGCAACTTCAAAGATCTCTTTATTTTGCGCCAACCGACGCCCCATGGTGAGTGTCTGTCAGCTGGGATTCCGTGGTTTACAGTTGCTTTTGGCCGGGATCAGGCCATAGCGGCTCATGAAACGCTTCCACTTTTGCCTGATATGACGCGCGAAATTTTATCGGTTCTGGCCTCCTATCAAGGCACCAGGTCTGATGATGTTACGGAGGAGCGCCCGGGGCGCATTCTGCATGAGTTGCGCCTGGGCGAGATGGCGCGCTGCAAGGAAATTCCATTCAGACCTTATTATGGAACCGTCGATGCGACGCCGCTCTGGCTCTCGATGCTCGGGCAATATGTGCAATGGTCCGGCGATTATGAATTTGCACGCAAGTTGTGGCCGAATGTAGAAAGAGCGCTTGCCTACCTCGATTCAGAAACCGCGGATTATCCGTATCTAGTCTATGGAAAAAAGAAGGGTGCCCTCAGCAATCAAGGGTGGAAAGACTCGGTCGACTCGGTACTGTATTCGAATGGTGAGTTGGCCAGGCCGCCTATTGCTTTAAGCGAAGTGCAGGGCTACTTGTATGAAGCCTGGCATCGCACCGCCGATCTGGCCAAACATCTGGGCTATGCTCAGGTGAGCGACCGTCTCAATGCAAAGGCTGAGGCTCTGCAAAAGCGCTTCCAGAAAGACTTTTGGATGCCGGAAGCACACTTCATGGCAGAAGCTCTGGATGGAAATGGCAAACAATGCGATGTTGTTTCTTCGAATCCAGGTCATACAATGTCTTCTGGTATCAACACTGAAGCTCAAAATCTTCAATTGTCCGACAAGATTTTTCATGCTGATATGAATTCGGGATGGGGAGTGCGTACCTTATCGTCGGCCGAGCGTGCTTACAATCCGCTCAGCTACCATGATGGCAGCATATGGCCGCACGACAATGCCATTATCATCGAGGGGTTGTGCAAGGTTGGACGCAAGCGTGAAGCCGGTATTATATCTGGTGGCATTTTCAAAGCGGCTCTGTCTCAGCCGGATTATCGTTTGCCTGAACTCTTCTGCGGCTTTTCGCGCCAGTATTCAGATAAACCAATATGGTATCCGGTTTCCTGTTCTCCTCAAGCATGGGCTGCAGGGAGCATGTTCCTCATGCTGGAGAGTCTGCTCGGATTAAGAGCCGACGCGCCCAACAATACTCTTTATGTCTCCAATCCAACCTTGCCTGACTATTTGAATATGGTGACAATCAGGCATTTGCGAGTTGGGACTGATAGTGTCGATCTCAAATTTTATCGCCAGGGTGATGCCACCAGATGTGATGTGCTTGGTAAGGCTGGAAAACTTCAGGTGGTGTTTAAGTAG
- a CDS encoding XRE family transcriptional regulator produces MALNLQHLGKLIKERRENLGLSQQDVADATHLHRTYISDIERGQRNITIGSLQRVAIALDIRLSTLARLAEVAEAEGE; encoded by the coding sequence ATGGCATTAAACCTTCAACACCTCGGAAAGCTAATCAAAGAGCGTCGCGAAAATCTTGGTCTGTCCCAGCAGGATGTAGCTGATGCAACACACCTGCATCGAACTTACATCAGTGACATTGAACGTGGGCAACGGAACATAACGATTGGTTCATTGCAACGCGTAGCTATTGCACTCGATATACGTTTGTCTACTCTGGCGCGTTTGGCTGAAGTTGCAGAGGCCGAGGGCGAGTAA